One Diabrotica virgifera virgifera chromosome 3, PGI_DIABVI_V3a genomic window carries:
- the LOC126881738 gene encoding general transcription factor II-I repeat domain-containing protein 2A-like, which yields MLNLSLQGRNQTVSDLIGMINGFRNKLNVFKRALEKNNLTHFPSCLQIAEEFNGEENIEFSSCISQIEQVIDEFNTRFEEIESLKSSVLLYNNPLGATIDDQPPNLQLELCDLQADMFLITRQEKGPEFFKLLSKEKFPNLRDFGLKMTSMFGSTYICESAFSSMKYIKNKNRSNLTDSSLRHLMRLSTTELEVDISSLVDEADRPQSSH from the coding sequence ATGTTAAACTTAAGTCTTCAAGGAAGAAACCAGACGGTTTCAGATTTGATCGGAATGATAAACGGATTCCGGAATAAGCTGAACGTGTTTAAACGTGCTTTGGAAAAGAACAACCTGACACACTTCCCTAGCTGTCTGCAAATAGCAGAAGAATTCAACGGTGaggaaaatattgagttttcatcCTGCATTTCACAAATTGAACAAGTTATTGATGAATTCAATACaagatttgaagaaattgaaagtCTCAAAAGCAGTGTACTACTTTATAATAACCCTCTTGGAGCAACCATTGATGATCAACCACCCAACTTACAGCTTGAGTTATGTGATCTTCAAGCAGACATGTTCCTAATCACCAGACAAGAAAAGGGACCTGAATTTTTCAAATTACTGTCAAAGGAGAAATTCCCAAACCTGCGAGATTTTGGACTGAAAATGACGTCAATGTTCGGAAGCACATATATATGtgaaagtgccttttcctccatgaaatacataaaaaacaaaaacagaagcaACCTTACCGATTCTTCCTTACGTCATCTTATGAGACTGTCTACAACTGAACTGGAGGTGGACATTTCTTCATTGGTGGATGAAGCCGATCGACCACAGTCCTCACACTAA